One genomic segment of [Phormidium] sp. ETS-05 includes these proteins:
- a CDS encoding fructosamine kinase family protein, whose amino-acid sequence MWDTIAAHIASVTGETITVNNHQSVGGGCINQGYRLNTNNGSYFVKLNQTCLRDMFAAEALGLQQMWATHTIRVPKPIGTGTVGNYAYIVMEWLDIGGRGDTTAWEAMGRQLAQLHRPVVADKFGWECNNTIGSTPQINTWTADWGEFWATHRIGYQLRLAKRRGGQFPDGERLLGMIPELLANHKPQPSLVHGDLWGGNASVTGDGEPVIFDPATYYGDREVDIAMTELFGGFSPTFYQGYNQVWPLDPGYQQRKTLYNLYHILNHFNLFGGSYGGQANRMISELLRS is encoded by the coding sequence ATGTGGGATACCATTGCAGCGCATATTGCATCAGTAACTGGCGAAACAATTACAGTGAATAACCACCAGTCGGTAGGTGGGGGCTGTATTAATCAGGGATATCGGCTCAATACCAATAATGGGTCATATTTTGTCAAGTTAAACCAGACTTGTCTGCGGGATATGTTTGCTGCGGAGGCTTTGGGGTTGCAGCAAATGTGGGCAACTCATACTATCCGGGTGCCCAAGCCGATTGGCACTGGCACGGTAGGCAATTATGCTTATATTGTCATGGAGTGGCTGGATATCGGGGGACGTGGCGATACTACTGCTTGGGAAGCGATGGGGCGACAGTTGGCGCAACTGCACCGCCCGGTTGTGGCGGATAAGTTTGGTTGGGAGTGCAATAATACGATCGGCTCGACTCCCCAAATTAATACTTGGACGGCGGACTGGGGTGAATTTTGGGCCACACACCGCATCGGTTATCAACTGCGTCTAGCAAAACGGCGAGGTGGACAGTTTCCCGATGGGGAGCGGTTGCTAGGGATGATTCCGGAACTGCTGGCGAACCATAAACCCCAGCCTTCTTTAGTACATGGAGATTTATGGGGGGGAAATGCTTCGGTGACGGGGGATGGGGAACCGGTAATTTTCGACCCGGCGACTTATTACGGCGATCGCGAAGTGGATATCGCCATGACAGAACTTTTCGGCGGCTTCTCCCCCACCTTCTATCAAGGTTATAATCAAGTGTGGCCTTTGGATCCGGGCTACCAACAGCGCAAAACCCTGTATAACCTCTACCACATCCTCAATCACTTTAACCTCTTCGGTGGCAGCTATGGTGGGCAAGCCAACCGGATGATTAGCGAGCTACTGCGCTCTTAG
- a CDS encoding TRAP transporter large permease subunit, translating to MSLSFEYEWLGPCMFAGALFLLSFGYPVAFSLGGVAIIFGLIGIALGVFDPVFLNALPLRIFNIMGNYTILAVPYFIFMGSMLEKSGIAERLLETMGILFGRVRGGLALAVVLVGALLAATTGVVAATVVAMGLISLPIMLRYGYNKELATGVIAASGTLGQIIPPSVVLVVLGDQLGVSVGDLFVGSLIPGLMMAGAFALHVLIVAFFRPDMAPALPEEVRAMSGQALMQRVLQVMLPPVILILLVLGSIFFGIATPTEAGAVGAFGAVVLAAANRQLSWESLQKTGDVTLRTSAMVMFILIGSTAFSLVFRGLEGDTFMFDLLANLPGGKTGFLFVSMLTVFILGFFIDFFEIAFIVVPLFVPVAQQLGLDLVWFGVVLGANLQTSFLTPPFGFALFYLRSVAPPEVTTGHIYRGAIQFILLQMLVVLTIIIFPGIISFLPSLMR from the coding sequence ATGAGTCTGAGCTTTGAATACGAGTGGCTCGGCCCTTGTATGTTCGCCGGTGCCCTATTTCTCCTTTCTTTCGGCTACCCCGTCGCCTTCTCCCTCGGCGGCGTCGCCATTATCTTCGGCTTGATAGGTATTGCCCTGGGCGTATTTGACCCAGTGTTTTTAAATGCCCTACCCCTGCGCATTTTCAACATCATGGGCAACTACACCATCCTCGCCGTCCCCTATTTTATCTTCATGGGGTCAATGTTGGAAAAATCCGGCATTGCCGAGCGCCTCCTAGAAACAATGGGAATTTTATTTGGGCGAGTCCGTGGCGGTTTAGCTCTCGCCGTCGTCTTAGTCGGAGCCCTCCTCGCCGCCACCACCGGCGTCGTCGCCGCCACAGTGGTAGCGATGGGTTTAATATCCCTTCCCATTATGCTCCGCTATGGTTATAACAAAGAACTCGCCACTGGTGTCATCGCCGCATCTGGAACCCTAGGGCAAATTATCCCCCCTTCTGTGGTTTTAGTGGTACTCGGCGACCAACTGGGTGTCTCCGTGGGAGATTTATTTGTCGGTTCCCTAATACCCGGGTTGATGATGGCGGGAGCCTTTGCCCTCCATGTCCTCATCGTCGCCTTTTTCCGCCCCGATATGGCCCCCGCATTGCCTGAAGAAGTGCGGGCAATGAGCGGTCAAGCTCTCATGCAGCGGGTGTTACAGGTGATGCTGCCCCCAGTGATTTTGATTTTACTGGTGTTGGGGAGCATCTTTTTTGGTATCGCCACACCCACAGAAGCGGGGGCAGTGGGTGCTTTCGGGGCGGTGGTTTTGGCGGCGGCTAACCGCCAACTTAGTTGGGAGTCTCTGCAAAAAACTGGTGATGTCACTTTGCGCACTTCGGCGATGGTGATGTTTATTTTGATTGGTTCCACGGCGTTTAGTTTGGTGTTTCGGGGGTTGGAGGGGGATACATTCATGTTTGACCTCCTCGCCAACCTCCCCGGGGGCAAAACCGGTTTTCTGTTTGTCAGTATGTTAACCGTGTTTATCCTCGGTTTCTTCATCGATTTTTTTGAGATTGCCTTTATTGTTGTGCCTCTATTCGTCCCTGTAGCGCAGCAATTAGGTTTGGATTTAGTTTGGTTTGGTGTGGTTTTGGGCGCCAACCTGCAAACATCTTTCCTCACCCCTCCCTTTGGGTTTGCTCTATTTTACCTGCGCAGCGTCGCCCCTCCAGAAGTCACTACCGGTCACATCTATCGCGGTGCAATTCAGTTTATTTTATTGCAAATGCTGGTAGTGTTGACGATTATTATTTTCCCTGGAATTATTAGTTTTTTACCTTCTTTGATGAGATAG
- a CDS encoding TRAP transporter small permease subunit — protein MEKLLEISRIIDAMNDRIGKFAGWLVMVMVVVGVWNVVGRYLGKAVGQSLTSNALIETQWYLFSLVFLLGAAYALKHDEHVRVDVFYSNWPPKWKALADLAGTLLFLIPFCILAIGFSLNAVIASWQTLETSPDPGGLPRYPIKTVPLIGFALLILQGISQAIKNYAIFTGQLQPQETHHESEL, from the coding sequence GTGGAAAAACTACTAGAGATATCGCGCATTATCGATGCAATGAACGATCGCATCGGCAAATTTGCTGGTTGGCTGGTAATGGTGATGGTAGTGGTGGGGGTGTGGAATGTGGTAGGACGCTACCTCGGTAAAGCCGTGGGCCAGAGTCTCACCTCTAACGCTCTCATTGAAACCCAGTGGTATTTATTCTCTCTGGTTTTCCTCTTGGGTGCAGCTTACGCCCTCAAACATGACGAACACGTGCGGGTAGATGTATTCTACAGCAATTGGCCCCCCAAGTGGAAAGCTCTGGCAGACTTGGCGGGGACATTACTATTTTTGATTCCGTTCTGCATCTTGGCGATCGGCTTCTCCTTGAATGCCGTGATCGCCTCATGGCAAACCCTAGAAACCTCCCCCGACCCGGGCGGACTACCCCGCTATCCCATCAAAACTGTCCCGCTTATCGGCTTTGCCCTGCTCATCCTTCAAGGCATATCCCAAGCTATCAAAAATTACGCCATTTTCACCGGCCAACTACAACCCCAGGAGACCCACCATGAGTCTGAGCTTTGA
- a CDS encoding CHAT domain-containing protein, with the protein MRHQRFAIYHPEALCLGLMLTMSSLVATDIASASAVPRAKIGVIAENCSTPEADRWFEEGRKLVDAAAEESLRSAIQKFEAAVRCYRRLGSIDRVAIGLNKIGYIYNRLGEKQRALSYYRQALPLFRQLGDKSREAGTLHGMGWAYSDLGDQETALDYLNQALVLRKELRDKKGEARTLSGIARAYSDLGDKQKALSYYNQALLLSQEVGDKDGEAATLHGMGWVYLELGEKQTALDLFNRALKLRRELGDKRREAETLNIIGQVYSSLGDSQTALSYFSQSLPVRRQMGDKRGEAITLSDMGRVHFDLNLYRIALIYFDQSLILFRQVGDKKAEARTLTSLGVAYYNLGDKQTALNYYNQALSLSRQVRDKRGEAATILWIGEIYFSLRDPKTALSYFNQSLPLFQEVGDKEGESANLYSLARVFRRQGKLDAARQNIEAAITIIENLRTKIASEKLRQFYFAKNQDSYEFYIDLLMQLHQQQPDKGYDAKALNASERARARTLIEILAEAHVDIRFGVDASLVERERTLQQQLDEVKKRLIELSSVNNNRDEVVELTRKQDSLLAQYENVQAEIRSASPRYAAIAQPQPLTLEEIQQQVLDENTIILEYSLGEERSYLWLVSKSGITSYELPPRAKIEKVARYFLHVLIRPDDRNILSLVADAGKALSQIILQPVAEQLGNKRLVVVADGTLQYIPFAALTIPGKDVPLIVEHEIINLPSASTIAILRRETAGRKPAPKTLAILADPVFNPKDKRIDAIPQTTRAQNEGYLSNLFWKMLLFERSASLTGMDWQRLPFTRQEAQAIIAMVPAEERISFFDFQADRAHAISPELSQYRIVHFATHGFADSKKPELSGIVLSLVDEAGSWQNGYLHLYDIFSLNLPAELVVLSACQTGIGHQIKGEGIVGLTRGFMYAGALRVAVSLWSVDDQATAILMSSFYEKMLSEGMPPAQALRATQLEMWHSFQWKAPYYWAAFTLQGEWQ; encoded by the coding sequence ATGCGCCATCAGCGGTTTGCCATCTACCACCCTGAAGCCCTCTGCTTGGGCTTAATGCTGACTATGAGCAGCTTGGTAGCTACTGATATTGCGTCCGCGTCCGCAGTCCCACGGGCGAAAATCGGTGTGATCGCTGAAAACTGTAGCACCCCAGAAGCAGATAGATGGTTTGAGGAGGGGCGAAAGTTGGTGGATGCTGCTGCTGAGGAATCATTGCGATCGGCAATTCAAAAGTTTGAAGCCGCAGTGCGATGCTATAGACGACTGGGGAGTATTGACCGAGTGGCGATCGGGCTGAATAAGATTGGCTATATTTACAACCGCCTTGGGGAAAAACAAAGAGCCCTATCCTACTACCGCCAAGCCTTACCCCTGTTCCGGCAATTAGGAGATAAAAGCAGGGAAGCTGGTACTCTCCACGGTATGGGTTGGGCTTACTCGGACTTAGGAGACCAAGAAACCGCCCTGGACTACCTCAATCAAGCCTTGGTTCTGAGAAAGGAACTGCGGGATAAGAAAGGGGAAGCCAGAACCCTTAGCGGCATTGCCAGAGCCTATTCTGACCTAGGGGACAAGCAAAAGGCTCTATCCTACTATAACCAAGCCTTACTGCTGTCCCAGGAAGTGGGAGATAAGGACGGGGAAGCCGCTACTCTCCACGGGATGGGGTGGGTTTACTTGGAGTTGGGAGAGAAGCAAACTGCCCTGGACCTCTTCAATCGAGCCTTGAAGCTGAGACGGGAACTGGGGGATAAGAGGAGGGAGGCGGAGACTCTCAACATTATCGGCCAGGTTTACTCGAGCTTAGGCGACTCGCAAACTGCCCTATCCTACTTCAGCCAATCCTTGCCCGTAAGACGGCAAATGGGGGATAAGAGGGGGGAAGCTATTACTCTGAGTGACATGGGCAGGGTCCACTTTGATTTAAACCTCTACCGAATCGCCCTAATCTACTTTGACCAATCCTTAATCCTGTTCCGGCAGGTGGGGGATAAAAAGGCGGAAGCCAGAACCCTCACCAGTCTTGGCGTAGCTTACTACAACCTTGGGGACAAGCAAACAGCTCTGAACTATTACAATCAAGCTTTGTCCTTGTCACGACAGGTGAGAGATAAGAGGGGGGAAGCTGCTACTATCTTATGGATAGGTGAGATTTACTTCAGCTTAAGAGACCCCAAAACCGCCCTATCCTACTTCAACCAATCCTTGCCCCTGTTCCAAGAGGTGGGGGACAAAGAGGGAGAATCAGCTAATTTGTATAGTTTGGCTCGCGTGTTTCGGCGTCAGGGCAAATTGGATGCAGCCCGCCAGAACATCGAAGCTGCTATTACCATTATTGAAAACCTGCGCACCAAAATCGCCAGTGAGAAACTGCGGCAGTTTTATTTTGCTAAAAATCAGGATTCTTATGAATTCTACATTGACTTGCTGATGCAGTTACACCAGCAACAGCCAGATAAAGGATATGATGCCAAAGCTCTCAATGCTTCTGAACGCGCCAGAGCCCGCACTCTGATAGAAATCCTCGCGGAAGCTCATGTGGATATTCGCTTTGGGGTGGATGCTTCCTTGGTGGAACGGGAGCGCACTTTGCAGCAGCAACTCGACGAAGTAAAAAAGCGCCTCATTGAGCTATCCAGCGTTAATAATAATAGGGACGAGGTAGTTGAGTTAACAAGAAAACAAGACTCACTTTTAGCACAGTACGAGAACGTTCAAGCCGAAATTCGGTCTGCTAGCCCCCGTTACGCGGCGATCGCGCAACCGCAACCCCTGACTCTAGAGGAAATTCAGCAGCAGGTACTGGATGAAAATACCATTATCTTGGAATATTCCCTGGGAGAAGAGCGGAGCTATCTTTGGTTGGTGAGCAAGTCTGGCATCACTAGCTATGAATTACCCCCACGCGCTAAAATAGAGAAGGTGGCGCGGTATTTTTTGCATGTTTTGATTCGTCCAGATGATAGAAATATTCTCAGCCTGGTGGCTGATGCTGGCAAGGCTCTCAGCCAAATTATCTTACAGCCGGTGGCGGAGCAGTTAGGTAATAAACGCCTAGTTGTGGTGGCAGATGGCACTTTGCAATACATTCCTTTTGCAGCCCTCACTATACCAGGAAAAGATGTGCCGCTAATCGTGGAGCATGAAATTATCAATTTGCCATCGGCTTCAACTATAGCGATTTTGCGCCGGGAGACTGCAGGGCGAAAACCAGCGCCGAAAACGTTGGCGATACTGGCGGACCCGGTGTTTAACCCTAAAGACAAACGCATTGATGCTATTCCCCAGACTACCCGGGCTCAAAATGAAGGGTATTTGAGCAATTTATTCTGGAAAATGCTACTATTTGAACGCAGTGCCTCCCTGACGGGGATGGATTGGCAAAGATTGCCTTTTACTCGCCAGGAAGCCCAGGCAATTATAGCAATGGTTCCGGCGGAAGAGCGGATTTCCTTCTTTGATTTCCAGGCCGATCGTGCCCACGCCATCAGCCCCGAATTATCCCAATACCGCATCGTTCATTTTGCCACCCACGGCTTCGCCGACTCAAAGAAACCAGAATTATCGGGAATCGTCCTATCTTTAGTAGATGAAGCTGGCTCATGGCAAAACGGCTACCTGCACTTGTATGATATTTTTTCTCTCAATTTACCCGCAGAATTGGTGGTTTTGAGTGCCTGTCAAACTGGAATCGGCCACCAAATTAAAGGCGAAGGTATAGTAGGCTTGACCAGAGGTTTCATGTATGCCGGGGCACTCCGGGTCGCCGTATCCTTATGGAGTGTGGATGACCAAGCCACGGCAATTTTAATGTCTAGTTTCTATGAAAAAATGCTCTCTGAAGGGATGCCGCCAGCCCAAGCATTAAGGGCGACACAATTAGAAATGTGGCATAGTTTCCAATGGAAAGCACCTTATTATTGGGCTGCATTTACGCTGCAAGGAGAATGGCAGTGA
- a CDS encoding sulfatase encodes MENQISPIDINNIKINRRLFLALGALGLASPIFLYLLNRYFQLPNIIIILTDDQGYQDLGVYGSPDIKTPHIDKIAAQGVKFTDFYAPTAACSPSRAALLTGCYARRLSINGVFFPQGTNIGDKNDNWRKGLRPEEITIAELLKQKNYATACIGKWHLGDLPVFLPTEQGFDYYYGIPYSNDMKEVIDPDNPEVKKYAKLMRNTETLEEPVQDQSTLTKRYTAEAIKFITENQKKPFFLYLPHNMPHVPLAASADFKGKSPRGLYGDTVEEIDWSTGEIIQTLKKLGIYDNTLVIFTSDNGPWLIKGRDGGSAAPLRGGKLSSLTFPALEGGFRVPCVMQWPKFIPPGLVCPELASAIDLYATIAAIVDVDIPANGIIIDSINILHLMTKAGAKSPRDTFLYYHINGKLHAIRWQNWKYHLAEAVPEERNRLYDLATDPGESKDVAAVYPDVVAEMINKAKLLGDEIENNRRRIGLWKPETGG; translated from the coding sequence ATGGAAAATCAAATCTCACCAATTGACATCAATAACATCAAAATCAACCGGAGATTATTCCTAGCATTAGGTGCATTAGGATTGGCGTCCCCGATTTTTCTCTATTTATTAAATCGCTATTTTCAATTACCCAATATTATCATCATTTTAACCGATGACCAAGGCTATCAAGATTTAGGGGTTTACGGTTCCCCGGATATCAAAACCCCCCACATCGACAAAATAGCGGCTCAAGGAGTAAAATTCACCGATTTTTATGCGCCCACCGCTGCTTGTTCCCCCTCGCGAGCTGCCCTCCTCACCGGTTGTTATGCCAGACGCCTCAGCATCAATGGCGTATTTTTCCCCCAAGGAACCAATATCGGCGATAAAAATGACAACTGGCGCAAAGGTCTGCGCCCCGAAGAAATCACTATAGCCGAATTACTGAAACAAAAAAACTATGCCACCGCCTGTATTGGCAAATGGCATTTAGGGGATTTGCCGGTATTTTTGCCCACAGAACAGGGGTTTGATTACTACTACGGTATCCCCTACAGCAATGATATGAAGGAAGTAATCGACCCGGATAACCCGGAAGTGAAAAAATATGCCAAACTGATGCGGAATACCGAAACCCTAGAGGAACCGGTACAAGACCAATCAACTCTCACAAAAAGATATACTGCAGAAGCGATAAAGTTTATCACCGAGAATCAGAAAAAGCCATTTTTCCTCTATCTACCCCACAATATGCCTCACGTTCCCTTGGCTGCATCGGCAGATTTTAAAGGCAAATCTCCCCGGGGTCTTTATGGAGATACGGTGGAGGAGATAGACTGGAGTACCGGCGAAATTATCCAAACCTTGAAAAAACTGGGTATCTATGATAATACCCTGGTTATCTTTACTTCAGATAATGGTCCTTGGTTGATTAAAGGTCGGGATGGGGGTTCGGCGGCTCCCCTGCGTGGTGGTAAACTATCTAGTTTAACCTTCCCTGCTTTAGAAGGTGGGTTTCGAGTTCCTTGTGTGATGCAATGGCCTAAATTTATTCCCCCTGGGTTGGTTTGCCCGGAACTGGCCAGTGCGATTGATTTATATGCTACTATTGCGGCAATTGTGGACGTAGATATCCCCGCTAATGGCATTATCATCGACAGCATAAATATTTTGCATTTGATGACGAAAGCGGGAGCTAAGTCTCCCAGGGATACATTTTTATATTATCATATCAATGGCAAATTGCACGCGATTCGGTGGCAAAACTGGAAATATCATTTGGCTGAGGCAGTACCGGAGGAAAGAAATAGGCTGTATGACTTGGCTACTGACCCCGGTGAGAGCAAAGATGTGGCGGCGGTTTATCCTGATGTGGTGGCGGAGATGATAAACAAGGCGAAATTATTGGGTGATGAAATTGAGAATAATCGCCGCCGGATAGGTTTATGGAAACCGGAAACCGGAGGCTAA